The following are from one region of the Populus trichocarpa isolate Nisqually-1 chromosome 8, P.trichocarpa_v4.1, whole genome shotgun sequence genome:
- the LOC18101511 gene encoding uncharacterized protein LOC18101511: MLGTGLQSTRRRGGEDRFFNDLKARRAHRTDQLRRAQSDVTDDKPVENLTGGFEDLTKPEKVSVPAFESNLDRFLESITPSVPAQHLSKTTMRGWRTYDVEFEPYFVLGDLWESFKEWSAYGAGVPLILNDSDCVVQYYVPYLSGIQIYADSTKMPPKPRQLGEDSDSDFRDSSSDGSSDYEHERGLKCSRERWNHSHATNDLPPRMDGLSLRDQRGAHQEDFFSDEGEYVNSQGCLLFEYLEQDPPYSREPLADKISDIAFRFPELKTRRSCDLLPSSWISVAWYPIYRIPTGPTLKDLDACFLTFHSLYTSLGGGQSAQAPVMTYSNEVDGLSEMSLPVFGLASYKFKGSLWTSNGECDHQLSNSLFQAADKWLRLLQVNHPDFLFFCRS; this comes from the exons ATGTTGGGGACGGGATTGCAGTCAACGCGGAGGCGAGGAGGCGAGGATcggttttttaatgatttgaaaGCACGCAGGGCTCACCGGACCGATCAGCTTCGTAGAGCACAAAGCGATGTTACCGATGATAAACCAGTTGAGAACCTGACTGGTGGCTTCGAGGATTTGACGAAACCGGAAAAAGTTTCTGTTCCGGCGTTTGAGAGTAATTTGGATCGGTTTTTGGAGTCGATCACACCTTCTGTTCCTGCTCAGCATCTCTCTAAG ACGACAATGCGGGGATGGAGGACGTATGATGTGGAATTTGAGCCGTATTTTGTGCTGGGTGATTTATGGGAATCTTTTAAAGAATGGAGTGCTTATGGTGCAGGAGTGCCTTTAATTTTGAACGATAGCGACTGTGTTGTTCAATATTATGTTCCTTATCTTTCTGGTATCCAAATATATGCTGATTCTACGAAAATGCCTCCCAAGCcaag ACAATTGGGTGAGGATAGTGACAGTGATTTTAGAGATTCAAGTAGTGATGGAAGCAGTGATTATGAGCATGAAAGAGGACTGAAATGCTCAAGGGAACGATGGAATCATTCTCATGCAACTAATGACTTGCCTCCTAGAATGGATGGATTATCATTGAGAGATCAACGTGGTGCCCATCAAGAGGATTTCTTCAGTGATGAGGGTGAATATGTGAATTCTCAAGGTTGCTTGCTATTTGAGTATCTCGAACAAGACCCTCCCTACAGCCGGGAACCATTAGCTGATAAG ATATCGGATATTGCCTTCCGTTTCCCTGAGCTGAAGACTCGAAGAAGTTGTGATTTATTACCTTCGAGTTGGATTTCTGTGGCCTG GTACCCAATTTACAGAATACCAACAGGACCAACCTTAAAAGATCTGGATGCTTGCTTCCTGACATTCCATTCTCTCTATACCTCATTGGGAG GTGGGCAAAGTGCACAGGCCCCTGTAATGACGTATTCCAATGAAGTGGATGGTCTGTCTGAGATGTCCTTGCCTGTTTTTGGTCTCGCATCCTACAAGTTCAAGGGGTCCTTGTGGACATCCAATGGTGAATGTGACCATCAGTTGTCAAACTCACTATTCCAGGCTGCTGATAAATGGTTGAGATTGCTTCAGGTCAACCATCCAGATTTCCTATTTTTCTGCCGCAGTTGA
- the LOC7482852 gene encoding uncharacterized protein LOC7482852 produces MAVSISISVIITSLHLVAFVLAIGAESRRSTAKVVPDQYDESTYCVYDTDASTVYGLAAFGLLLISQMIVNGVTRCLCFGKGLVTGSCSTTCAIIFFIVSWLSFLGAEACLLAGSARNAYHTKYRGFFRQGDLSCATLRRGVFAAGAALTLLSLIGSILYYWAHSRADTGGWEKHQNEGVGMTSASYPQQQQTGEFEKA; encoded by the exons ATGGCGGTCTCAATCTCCATTTCTGTCATCATCACCTCTCTTCACCTCGTCGCCTTCGTCCTCGCCATCGGCGCTGAAAGCCGCCGCAGCACC GCTAAGGTGGTGCCTGATCAGTACGATGAGAGCACTTACTGCGTGTATGATACGGACGCGTCTACGGTGTACGGATTAGCTGCGTTTGGGCTGCTACTTATTAGCCAAATGATTGTTAATGGCGTTACTAGGTGTCTCTGCTTTGGAAAAGGCCTTGTTACTGGAAGCTGCTCCACTACTTGtgccatcatcttcttcatcgtttcctg GTTAAGCTTTTTGGGAGCCGAGGCATGCTTATTAGCTGGATCAGCAAGGAATGCATATCATACCAAATACCGAGGATTCTTTCGTCAGGGTGACTTATCATGTGCCACACTCCGCAGAGGTGTCTTTGCTGCCGGTGCAGCTCTTACATTGTTATCACTGATAGGGTCAATCCTTTACTATTGGGCTCACTCGAGAGCTGATACTGGTGGATGGGAGAAGCACCAGAATGAAGGCGTTGGGATGACCAGTGCAAGTTACCCCCAGCAGCAACAAACTGGTGAATTTGAGAAGGCTTGA